A single genomic interval of Penicillium psychrofluorescens genome assembly, chromosome: 2 harbors:
- a CDS encoding uncharacterized protein (ID:PFLUO_003718-T1.cds;~source:funannotate) translates to MATPTGNDANLTGKKLNVLVYSGLLTHSAWQLSRFLTSNASLATGNGTTVDSVRHCLYTLRRLLAPHYAVIPVTGDMLLKEPWMATCALLVIPGGADLGYCHTLNGAGNRRIAQFVRRGGRYLGLCAGGYYGCKRCEFEVGDKTMEVVGDRELGFYPGTCRGGAFPGFVYHSEAGARAADLVVSKEALSSGTVPEHFRSYYNGGGVFVDASKFADQGVEVLASYSEKLNVDPGDGAAAVVYCKVEDGAAILTGPHPEFAPANLDPKADGSEFAGVVDAIAADDKERIDFLKSCLSKLGLQVSQDTTTVPSLSSLHVSGSNAEGPLEILALMADALTKEGDVEYLKDETDTFRIERPGTWNLSDLEASLPVESAKKDEGIVDYQAIIKRLVIHDDLPSSKLTPYFNHHAFYANLRHYQSESREGASQFGSNLLYGEVLTSTNTILEKNTKLLRRLPHGFTATATVQVAGRGRGSNVWVSPAGALMFSTVVRHPIEKIQSAPVVFIQYLSAMAVVKGIKSYAKGYEKIPVKMKWPNDIYALDPADPEQKRYTKICGILINSHFMANEYISVVGIGLNATNASPTTALTTLASRYAGPAAAAASPVTLEKLLARILTTFEELYTRFLRTGFDRGFETMYYDDWLHMHQIVTLEEEGGARARIQGITRDYGLLLAEELGWGDRATGRVWQLQSDSNSFDFFRGLVKRKV, encoded by the exons ATGGCCACGCCCACGGGCAACGACGCCAATCTAACAGGCAAAAAACTCAATGTCCTCGTTTATTCTGGTTTGCTCACCCACTCTGCTTGGCAACTTAGCCGTTTTCTGACCAGCAATGCCTCGCTGGCTACAGGAAACGGAACCACCGTCGACTCGGTCCGCCACTGCCTCTACACGCTGCGCCGCCTGCTCGCTCCCCACTATGCTGTCATCCCGGTCACGGGTGATATGCTCCTCAAGGAGCCATGGATGGCTACCTGTGCCCTTCTCGTGATCCCCGGGGGCGCGGATCTGGGGTATTGTCACACGCTAAACGGCGCGGGGAACAGGCGCATTGCGCAATTCGTGCGCCGTGGCGGAAGATACTTGGGTCTGTGTGCTGGTGGATACTATGGGTGCAAACGCTGCGAGTTTGAGGTGGGTGATAAGACGATGGAGGTTGTTGGGGATCGGGAACTCGGCTTCTACCCTGGCACTTGTCGCGGTGGTGCGTTCCCGGGCTTCGTCTATCATAGCGAAGCGGGGGCACGGGCAGCAGACCTTGTGGTCTCGAAGGAGGCCCTGAGTTCTGGCACTGTCCCGGAGCACTTTCGGTCTTACTACAATGGTGGCGGTGTCTTCGTCGATGCGTCCAAGTTCGCAGACCAAGGCGTCGAAGTACTAGCCAGCTATAGCGAGAAACTCAACGTCGACCCGGGAGATGGCGCCGCAGCTGTTGTCTATTGCAAGGTTGAAGATGGGGCAGCAATTCTGACGGGGCCACACCCAGAGTTTGCCCCTGCAAATCTCGACCCGAAGGCTGACGGGTCGGAGTTTGCGGGCGTGGTTGACGCCATTGCCGCTGACGACAAGGAGCGAATCGACTTCCTGAAGTCGTGTCTGTCCAAGCTGGGCTTGCAGGTCTCCCAAGACACCACGACGGTTCCCTCGCTATCTTCCTTGCATGTGTCTGGCTCGAACGCGGAAGGGCCCTTGGAGATTTTGGCATTGATGGCAGATGCCTTGACCAAGGAAGGGGATGTTGAGTATCTAAAAGACGAAACCGACACTTTTCGCATCGAGCGACCTGGTACTTGGAATCTAAGTGACCTGGAAGCATCTTTGCCGGTTGaatcagccaagaaggaCGAAGGAATCGTCGACTACCAGGCCATTATCAAGCGGCTTGTGATCCATGACGACCTTCCATCATCGAAGCTCACACCGTATTTCAACCACCATGCATTTTACGCCAACCTTCGCCACTACCAGTCTGAATCCCGTGAAGGAGCCTCGCAGTTTGGGTCCAACCTTCTCTACGGGGAGGTGTTGACCAGCACCAATACGATTTTGGAGAA AAACACAaagcttcttcgccgcctACCGCACGGTTTCACCGCCACGGCAACTGTCCAGGTTGCCGGACGGGGTCGAGGCTCGAACGTCTGGGTCTCCCCTGCTGGGGCTCTGATGTTTTCGACAGTCGTCCGCCATccgatcgagaagatccagTCCGCACCAGTAGTATTCATTCAATATCTATCTGCCATGGCCGTGGTAAAGGGCATCAAGAGCTACGCCAAGGGCTACGAGAAGATTCCCGTGAAGATGAAATGGCCCAACGACATTT ATGCACTCGACCCTGCCGACCCAGAACAAAAACGCTACACCAAAATCTGCGGCATCCTCATAAACTCCCACTTCATGGCAAACGAATACATCTCGGTTGTGGGGATCGGCCTCAACGCCACGAACGCCTCCCCGACAACAGCATTAACAACACTAGCATCCCGCTACGCcggccccgccgccgcagccgcatCACCCGTGACGCTGGAGAAACTCCTCGCGCGTATTTTAACCACCTTCGAGGAACTGTACACTCGGTTCCTGCGCACGGGCTTCGACCGCGGCTTCGAGACCATGTACTACGACGACTGGCTGCACATGCACCAGATCGTGACtctggaggaggaaggcgGCGCGCGCGCCCGTATTCAGGGTATCACCCGAGATTATGGCCTTCtgttggcggaggagctAGGGTGGGGTGATCGAGCGACTGGCCGGGTATGGCAGTTGCAGAGCGATAGCAACAGCTTTGATTTCTTTAGGGGATTGGTGAAGCGGAAGGTGTAG
- a CDS encoding uncharacterized protein (ID:PFLUO_003719-T1.cds;~source:funannotate): protein MSNNAEQPREVTEDDDEPDEWDKRIFSTGCADEQDKMNDCYFAKKDWRECKNEMEAFRECWKRQGNDQRTQTRDA from the exons ATGTCGAACAATGCGGAGCAGCCTCGTGAGGTgacggaagatgatgatgaaccGGACGAGTG GGATAAGCGGATCTTCAGCACTGGGTGCGCAG ATGAGCAGGACAAGATGAATGACTGCTATTTTGCAAAGAAGGACTGGCGGGAGTGCAAGAACGAG ATGGAAGCCTTCCGCGAGTGTTGGAAGCGCCAGGGCAACGACCAGCGGACGCAGACCAGGGATGCATAA
- a CDS encoding uncharacterized protein (ID:PFLUO_003715-T1.cds;~source:funannotate), with protein sequence MCIALISTAHPSYPLIIINNRDEFLHRPTSAPDWWPAPNTHVLGSRDLARATQGTWMGITTHGKVAVLTNYREQTSSEAIGTHSRGRIVNSWLTTPPRERQTTHDFVQSMVASPEAKQVGGFSLVCGYINEPLAIVSNRSEDMDHITWVAGEKNTTRGLSNTSVDDRSWPKIVDGERYMEQAIAEHVDKMEDEEQLIARLLDVLSIDTLPRLTKLEDGTVDTYINHLRKSIFVPVIGAHSAREQAGQEISAAHVEDESKNPAAAHADGVNYSTGMYGTQRQTVLLAQPNGRVRYFERTLYGNEAKAVPKGEGDRSFEFTLAR encoded by the exons ATGTGCATCGCATTAATCTCAACCGCCCACCCATCCTACCCcctgatcatcatcaacaaccgAGAT GAATTCCTCCACCGACCGACCTCAGCCCCAGACTGGTGGCCAGCGCCAAACACACACGTCCTCGGCTCACGCGACCTCGCACGTGCCACGCAAGGCACCTGGATGGGGATCACGACGCACGGCAAAGTCGCCGTGCTAACGAACTACCGCGAGCAAACCTCCAGCGAAGCCATCGGGACGCACAGCCGCGGCCGGATCGTCAACAGCTGGTTGACAACACCGCCGCGCGAGCGGCAGACAACCCACGACTTCGTGCAGAGCATGGTTGCCAGTCCCGAGGCGAAACAGGTGGGCGGGTTCAGTCTTGTCTGTGGGTATATCAATGAGCCACTTGCTATTGTCTCGAACCGCTCGGAGGATATGGATCATATTACCTGGGTGGCGGGAGAGAAGAACACGACGCGTGGATTGAGTAATACCAGCGTGGATGATCGGTCGTGGCCGAAGATTGTTGATGGCGAGAGATATATGGAACAGGCGATTGCGGAGCATGTGGATAAgatggaggacgaggagcagctAATAGCCCGGCTCCTGGATGTTCTCAGTATCGACACCTTACCCCGTCTAACCAAACTAGAAGACGGCACCGTCGACACATATATCAACCACCTCCGAAAAAGCATCTTCGTCCCCGTGATCGGCGCCCACAGTGCGCGCGAACAAGCAGGGCAGGAAATCTCCGCCGCGCACGTCGAGGACGAATCCAAGAACCCCGCTGCTGCGCACGCGGATGGGGTGAATTACTCAACTGGGATGTATGGCACACAGAGACAGACGGTTCTCCTGGCCCAACCGAATGGTCGGGTGCGGTACTTCGAGCGCACCCTCTACGGgaacgaggccaaggccgtgCCTAAGGGGGAGGGTGATCGGTCCTTTGAATTTACCCTTGCGCGATGA
- a CDS encoding uncharacterized protein (ID:PFLUO_003721-T1.cds;~source:funannotate) — MAIIGEVRQNISSHYDVSNKLFAAFLSPDMNYSCAHWEGDPLESLDSAQNRKVRNLLRKAEISSSHHVLDIGCGWGDLAIKAAQTTGCRVTGLTLSDKQKSLADQRVKEAGLEKRVRILLCDYRDVSGPDNNGLFYDRVISVGMFEHVGPEYLDQYFEIISRLLHPTHGLMVIDGITMTNMLRETKSNVPTFIGRYIFPGGYLPTIHMLLDSLHRGSNGSLEVTSVQNIGPHYGKTLCAWRNNFLSNWKAIKLDYRTERHEPSDSEVETFRRQWLYYFTYCESAFRERLLGNYIIAAAKTPEPMMNFDASLGRMIDK; from the exons ATGGCCAT CATAGGGGAAGTCCGCCAAAATATTTCGTCGCATTATGATGTCTCTAACAAACTCTTCGctgcttttctctccccAGACATGAATTACTCCTGCGCCCACTGGGAAGGCGACCCACTTGAGTCACTGGATTCAGCGCAGAACCGCAAGGTCAGGAATCTCCTACGCAAAGCTGAGATTTCATCCTCACATCATGTTTTGGATATTGGCTGCGGATGGGGCGATTTGGCTATCAAAGCGGCTCAGACAACGGGCTGCCGAGTGACGGGATTGACCCTCTCAGACAAGCAGAAAAGCCTCGCGGATCAGAGAGTTAAGGAGGCTGGGTTGGAGAAACGGGTGCGGATTCTCCTTTGCGATTATCGGGATGTTTCTGGGCCGGACAACAACGGTCTATTTTATGACCGTGTGATCTCGGTAGGAATGTTCGAGCATGTCGGCCCTGAGTACTTGGATCAGTACTTTGAGATCATCTCTCGGCTTCTGCACCCTACACATGGATTGATGGTCATCGATGGGATCACCATGACCAACATG CTTCGCGAGACAAAATCCAATGTCCCGACCTTCATCGGTCGCTACATCTTCCCGGGGGGCTACCTACCAACCATCCACATGCTCCTCGATTCCCTCCACCGAGGCTCTAACGGAAGTCTGGAGGTAACCTCTGTCCAGAATATCGGGCCTCACTACGGGAAGACACTGTGTGCATGGCGAAACAACTTCCTTAGCAATTGGAAAGCAATCAAATTGGACTATCGCACCGAACGCCATGAGCCATCGGATTCGGAGGTAGAGACGTTTCGTCGACAGTGGCTTTACTATTTTACTTACTGCGAATCGGCGTTTCGTGAGAGGTTACTAGGGAATTACATCATTGCTGCGGCGAAGACACCAGAGCCGATGATGAATTTTGATGCTAGCCTTGGGCGGATGATTGATAAATaa
- a CDS encoding uncharacterized protein (ID:PFLUO_003717-T1.cds;~source:funannotate), whose translation MVREARQERGAGNDMLQTMPRSPPEEPSLGHEEQPRRALRPRGKLASQKEAGAEQVPEKTGPGLADPPARKRGRPRLESEKDAAALQERRLQVRRAQRTYRLKKEATIQALKTRVAMLEQTLQNVSSLLGPVQSDSLTALPGTDYLAETRQLVLAEIDKTRMIEEDGSPQTEHSPDSLSDIFGYQVSHTVKGVEGHENGHEPLPSPSRSHTPLLNRLLPTATIYTYSHQESNLSRRLQRFCLEHTYRWLTDPRSDPMAMSCVFGLLTCIHDIPGLKRAYQRVIKSEIGSSLEFYKLPFYTLGGAGTHFPRRNQNGCALYPENVRKPGRVLRRLSNILRRGGIMVLQEDWTMDLENDYWDQRDGKEERMSLLRALDLDGEWFDCHDVQGYLEYRGVALNNSALKVDLSSATVEDLFGSSSGKSAFQFYASPPEYEADAWDSSPSAYVLDVECFFELLLSNLRILGRAPGFRASDVDAALRAAIQRRAF comes from the exons ATGGTCAGGGAAGCCCGCCAGGAGCGCGGAGCCGGCAACGACATGTTGCAAACGATGCccagatcaccaccagaGGAGCCGAGTCTAGGGCATGAAGAGCAGCCACGGCGCGCACTTCGGCCCCGCGGGAAGCTCGCATCTCAAAAAGAAGCAGGGGCCGAGCAAGTGCCCGAGAAAACGGGCCCGGGGCTCGCGGATCCCCCCGCCCGGAAACGAGGACGCCCGAGACTGGAGTCAGAGAAGGATGCGGCGGCCCTTCAG GAACGGCGGCTGCAAGTCCGGCGTGCGCAGCGTACATACCGGCTCAAGAAAGAGGCCACCATCCAGGCCCTCAAGACCCGGGTGGCCATGCTGGAGCAGACACTGCAGAATGTATCCAGCCTCTTAGGCCCTGTTCAATCGGATAGTCTTACTGCTCTACCGGGAACTGACTACCTGGCCGAAACGCGGCAGTTGGTTCTCGCCGAAATTGACAAGACAAGGATGATAGAAGAGGATGGCAGTCCCCAAACCGAGCACAGCCCAGACAGTCTCAGCGATATATTCGGATATCAAGTATCTCACACAGTGAAGGGCGTTGAAGGCCATGAAAATGGCCATGAACCACTACCATCGCCCTCGAGATCTCATACACCCCTCCTAAACCGTCTTCTCCCAACAGCAACAATCTACACCTACAGCCACCAAGAATCCAACCTCTCCCGACGCTTGCAGCGTTTCTGCCTCGAGCACACCTACCGCTGGTTAACAGATCCACGCTCAGAcccgatggcgatgagctGTGTCTTCGGCCTTCTGACGTGCATCCACGACATCCCCGGATTGAAGCGGGCGTATCAACGCGTGATCAAGTCAGAGATTGGGAGCTCGCTGGAGTTTTACAAATTACCGTTCTACACTCTTGGGGGTGCAGGGACGCATTTTCCGCGCCGTAATCAGAACGGTTGTGCCCTCTACCCCGAGAATGTCCGCAAACCGGGCCGCGTGCTGCGTAGACTGTCCAATATCTTGCGCCGTGGCGGGATCATGGTTTTGCAGGAGGACTGGACTatggatctggagaatgatTATTGGGACCAGCGagatgggaaagaagagcggATGAGTCTGCTCCGTGCactggatctggatgggGAGTGGTTTGATTGCCATGATGTCCAGGGTTACCTCGAATACCGGGGCGTTGCTCTGAACAACTCTGCTTTGAAGGTTGATCTTTCTTCGGCGACAGTTGAAGATTTGTTTGGTTCTTCGTCGGGTAAAAGTGCGTTCCAGTTTTATGCCTCTCCGCCGGAGTACGAAGCGGACGCATGGGACTCTTCTCCATCGGCATACGTTCTGGATGTTGAATGCTTTTTTGAGC TTCTTTTGTCCAACCTCAGAATCCTCGGAAGAGCTCCGGGATTCCGGGCATCAGACGTGGATGCCGCTCTCCGAGCTGCAATTCAGAGACGTGCTTTCTGA
- a CDS encoding uncharacterized protein (ID:PFLUO_003714-T1.cds;~source:funannotate), giving the protein MFGIFADLMSSVITILFPVFASYKALRSSDPSQLAPWLMYWVVLSVILLAESWTVFIIGWFPFYSWIRLVFLSYLVLPQTQGARLLYQDYVDPFLAHHEHEIEELIGSTHERAKTLGLQYFSMLVELIRERLLGLPPQRPAPPQPTGPAGYAQSLLSRFYLPSAGGASAAPASDWYSALSSVVGSVTSPGKSREARAEELSASGTLLQQQMETMSRTEKAHYISAQRETLDFLRSTLAREEQTLGEDPETDDLAYGTPLRKNRSELSFDVVDDDDLGSRSASSKRASGGRWTSGWFGGNDHDSSGSSGAEYAARAVDEISRARTSGYDRY; this is encoded by the exons atgtTCGGCATCTTTGCGGACCTGATGTC CTCCGTGATTaccatcctcttccccgTCTTCGCGTCCTACAAAGCCCTGCGCTCATCCGACCCCTCCCAGCTCGCGCCATGGTTGATGTATTGGGTGGTGCTGTCCGTGATCCTGCTGGCGGAATCGTGGACGGTGTTTATTATCGGATG GTTCCCCTTTTATAGCTGGATCCGTCTGGTCTTCCTGTCCTATCTGGTCCTCCCCCAGACGCAAGGGGCGCGCCTGCTCTACCAGGACTACGTGGATCCCTTTCTCGCACACCACGAAcacgagatcgaggagctgatcggAAGCACCCATGAACGGGCCAAGACCCTGGGCCTGCAGTACTTCTCGATGCTGGTCGAGCTGATCCGGGAGAGACTCCTGGGTCTTCCCCCACAGCGTCCCGCACCACCGCAACCCACGGGTCCAGCGGGCTACGCGCAGTCGCTGCTGTCGCGGTTCTACCTCCCCAGCGCCGGGGGCGCATCCGCCGCCCCGGCCAGTGACTGGTACTCGGCTCTCAGTTCCGTCGTCGGCTCGGTCACGTCCCCGGGCAAGTCGCGCGAAGCACGCGCCGAGGAGCTGTCCGCCAGCGGCACCCTgctgcagcagcagatggagACCATGTCGCGCACCGAGAAGGCGCACTATATATCCGCCCAGCGCGAGACGTTGGATTTTTTGCGCTCGACCCTAGCGAGGGAGGAGCAGACCCTCGGCGAAGATCCCGAGACCGACGATTTGGCCTATGGAACGCCTCTGCGCAAGAATCGCAGCGAGCTCTCGTTTGATGTggtcgacgatgacgacctcGGCAGTCGATCTGCCAGCTCCAAGCGCGCCTCCGGTGGCCGATGGACCTCTGGCTGGTTCGGCGGCAACGACCACGActcgtcgggctcgtcgggCGCGGAGTACGCCGCGCGAGCCGTGGATGAGATCTCCCGGGCGCGAACGTCCGGCTATGATCGCTATTAA
- a CDS encoding uncharacterized protein (ID:PFLUO_003720-T1.cds;~source:funannotate) produces MSALSRCRPWRAFDAIQCSATPSRTIRIPRNHHPQHLNNSTAKRALGYTPRQYQTTQTPPTPPSTDRKETIPADTPTKRTTAPVPHRPTADTISKTGLDDKPLELENAPEEKIDWTRSFHGLSAEPFPKEAADILLAEMDPQDVEIKPDGIVYLPEIKYRRILNKAFGPGGWGLAPRGESIVTNKTVTREYALVCNGRLVSVARGEQDYFSPDGIPTATEGCRSNALVRCCKDLGIASELWDPRWIRKYKAQHTREVFVEHMVNKKKSKIWVRKEDAVSYPWKETGSK; encoded by the exons ATGTCCGCCCTAAGCAGATGTCGCCCCTGGCGGGCATTTGATGCCATTCAATGCTCTGCGACTCCATCGCGAACCATTCGAATCCCGCGCAACCATCACCCCCAACATTTGAACAATTCCACCGCGAAACGCGCGCTTGGCTACACACCCAGACAATACCAAACCACCCAAACTCCACCCACACCCCCCTCAACAGATCGCAAAGAAACCATCCCAGCAGATACCCCGACAAAGCGCACAACGGCACCAGTCCCGCACCGCCCAACAGCCGATACCATCTCCAAGACGGGCCTGGACGACAAGccgctggagctggaaaaCGcccccgaggagaagatcgactGGACGCGGTCCTTCCACGGACTCAGCGCGGAGCCCTTTCCCAAGGAAGCGGCCGATATCCTCCTCGCAGAGATGGACCCACAAGATGTCGAGATCAAGCCCGATGGCATCGTCTACCTCCCCGAGATCAAGTACCGCCGAATTCTGAACAAGGCCTTTGGACCGGGTGGATGGGGTCTTGCGCCACGGGGTGAGAGTATTGTTACCAATAAAACTGTGACAAGGGAGTATGCGCTTGTCTGTAACGGCCG ACTCGTTTCCGTCGCCCGCGGTGAACAGGATTACTTCTCTCCCGACGGCATCCCTACCGCAACGGAGGGATGCCGCTCCAACGCGCTGGTTCGCTGCTGCAAGGATCTGGGCATTGCGAGCGAGCTGTGGGACCCACGCTGGATCCGGAAGTACAAGGCGCAGCACACGCGTGAGGTATTTGTGGAGCATATggtgaacaagaagaagtcaaagaTTTGGGTGCGCAAGGAAGATGCCGTTTCATATCCGTGGAAGGAGACAGGGAGTAAATAG
- a CDS encoding uncharacterized protein (ID:PFLUO_003716-T1.cds;~source:funannotate): MTPSFLLSFAAAALALHVIRLLFTSWQRSRRAKSLGCGAVPSYPFKDPLGISNLLQSLAADREHAIPELVTKRMEEMSKLENRSVSTVILRNVGRDNLFTVDPKNIQALLATQFKDFGLGPARHANLHQLLGTGIFTADGEEWSRSRSLLRPQFTREQISQLDLEEEHVQKAMQALPVAANGWTASTDIQSIFFRLTIDSATEFLFGESVESQLGALRGLNRPEDKFASYFDRSQWFSAQRSRFEKFGWVVNTKEARHSDAQVHAFVDKFVKNALDAVQNEKKKPLDEEKPAKYVFLDALVASTHDPIELRSQLLNILLAGRDTTASLLSWTIQLLTRHPAVFHKLRETIIAEFGTFAAPHNITFASLKSCQYLQHCMNEVLRLYPVVPLNRRTAAHDTTLPRGGGPDGLSPIFVRKGQSVSYSTFVMHRRQDLWGSDANEFKPERWMDRKVGWEYLPFNGGPRICIGQQFALTEAGYVLVRLLQRFDKIEDVYPDRKIRGALTLTMAPADLVTVRLHEADNA, translated from the exons ATGACACCCTCGTTCCTGCTAAGctttgccgccgcggcgctCGCGCTGCACGTCATCCGCTTGCTATTCACCTCGTGGCAGCGGTCGCGCCGGGCCAAGAGCCTGGGTTGCGGCGCCGTGCCCAGCTACCCTTTCAAGGACCCGCTGGGAATCAGCAACCTCCTGCAGTCGCTGGCCGCCGACCGCGAACATGCCATCCCCGAGCTGGTGACGAAACGCATGGAAGAGATGAGCAAGCTCGAAAACCGCTCTGTCTCGACCGTGATACTGCGCAACGTCGGCCGCGATAACTTGTTTACGGTCGATCCGAAGAATATCCAGGCTCTGCTAGCGACGCAGTTTAAGGATTTTGGGCTCGGGCCTGCCAGGCATGCCAATCTTCACCAGTTGCTGGGCACCGGAATC TTTACGGCAGATGGAGAGGAGTGGTCGCGATCCCGCTCACTGCTCCGTCCTCAGTTCACCCGCGAGCAGATCAGCCAGCTGGATCTGGAGGAAGAACATGTGCAAAAGGCGATGCAGGCACTACCCGTGGCGGCGAATGGCTGGACTGCCTCCACCGATATCCAATCGATCTTTTTCCGCTTGACCATCGACTCCGCGACGGAGTTCCTATTCGGCGAAAGTGTAGAGAGCCAGCTCGGTGCTCTGCGGGGCCTCAACCGGCCCGAGGACAAATTCGCCTCGTACTTCGACCGCTCCCAGTGGTTTTCTGCGCAACGATCCCGATTTGAGAAATTCGGCTGGGTAGTGAACACCAAGGAGGCCCGGCACTCAGACGCGCAAGTGCATGCGTTTGTGGACAAATTCGTCAAAAACGCTCTAGACGCCGTTCagaatgagaagaagaagcccctggacgaagagaagCCTGCTAAATATGTCTTCCTCGATGCGCTAGTCGCGTCAACCCACGACCCAATCGAGCTGCGCTCCCAACTCCTCAACATCCTACTCGCAGGCCGCGACACCACTGCCTCCCTCCTAAGCTGGACAATCCAACTGCTCACACGCCACCCAGCCGTCTTCCATAAACTGCGCGAGACAATCATCGCCGAATTCGGCACCTTCGCCGCTCCACACAATATTACCTTTGCCAGCCTCAAATCCTGCCAATATCTGCAACACTGCATGAACGAGGTCCTACGCCTCTACCCCGTCGTCCCCTTAAACCGCCGCACCGCAGCCCACGACACGACGCTCCCCCGTGGCGGCGGCCCAGATGGCCTATCCCCCATATTTGTCCGCAAGGGCCAGAGCGTCTCCTACAGCACCTTCGTCATGCACCGCCGGCAGGACCTCTGGGGTTCCGATGCGAATGAGTTCAAGCCCGAGCGCTGGATGGACCGGAAGGTTGGGTGGGAATACCTCCCCTTCAACGGCGGCCCGCGGATCTGTATCGGACAGCAGTTTGCGCTTACTGAGGCGGGATACGTGCTTGTGCGTCTGTTGCAGCGCTTCGATAAGATTGAGGATGTTTATCCCGATCGCAAGATCCGCGGCGCGCTGACGCTGACTATGGCCCCGGCGGATCTGGTGACTGTGCGCCTGCACGAGGCGGATAATGCTTGA
- a CDS encoding uncharacterized protein (ID:PFLUO_003722-T1.cds;~source:funannotate), giving the protein MGITLTITDMAGVVVGQLYPSKDKPKYYLGNAWALGTLVVAIILFTLVNRVYKRRNAQKNSGQSRLGEEWDDRAEDFIYLT; this is encoded by the exons ATGGGTATTACATTGACTATCACAGATATGGCTG gggtggtggtggggcAGTTGTATCCCTCAAAGGACAAGCCCAAGTACTACTTAGGCAATGCGTGGGCACTTGGCACATTAGTTGTCGCTATAATCTTGTTCACCTTGGTGAACAGGGTCTACAAGCGCCGCAATGCGCAAAAGAACAGTGGACAGTCACGATTGGGCGAAGAGTGGGACGATCGCGCCGAAGACTTCATTTATCTGACCTAA